One window of the Populus nigra chromosome 4, ddPopNigr1.1, whole genome shotgun sequence genome contains the following:
- the LOC133692014 gene encoding mechanosensitive ion channel protein 1, mitochondrial-like isoform X1 encodes MAGLRLSMLKNSLCISINSLSWQSLQFCNVHGSTLRSAYAIINRGYYKDESRLAGNLTNFKVVRSGTCVNSQSYRIEPVRGFSSTSSNVLFQSAVPFISMRPELSYRSFSWSSGGKVDKPVGNEVPASSGGNDVDVSNSGAIVSDWINKVKEAWQSTVDAVTYSGQKAIETSDELTPYAQQLLDSHPYLKNVVVPVGSTLTGTVVAWVVMPRLLRRFHKYSLQTPAALLSGGISGEQIPYEKSILGALEDPLRYVITFMAFSQIAVMVAPTTIASQYIAQVWRGAAILSFVWFLHRWKTNVFNRVIASATVDQEKLLTLDRVSSVGLFVIGLMALAEACGVAVQSFLTVGGIGGVATAFAAKDVLGNVLSGLSMQFSKPFSLGDTIKAGSIEGQVVEMGLTTTSLLNVEQFPVLVPNSLFSSQVIVNKSRAQWRAVVSKIPVIVDDVEKIPQISNDIKSMLNSNPNVFLGKEAPYCYLSRIESSFAELTLGCNLKQMSKDELYTTEEDILLQSVRIIKERGVKLSSTWQDSTGQ; translated from the exons ATGGCTGGACTTAGGCTTTCAATGCTAAAAAATTCGCTCTGTATTTCCATTAACTCCCTTTCATGGCAATCACTTCAATTTTGTAATGTTCATGGAAGTACTCTAAGATCAGCATATGCTATCATAAATCGTGGTTATTACAAAGATGAATCAAGATTGGCTGGAAATCTGACAAATTTTAAAGTTGTGAGATCTGGCACTTGTGTCAATAGCCAATCTTATAGGATTGAACCCGTGAGAGGATTTTCGTCAACTTCATCGAATGTGTTGTTTCAAAGTGCCGTTCCTTTCATTTCAATGAGACCCGAGCTGAGCTATCGATCATTCTCTTGGTCATCTGGTGGCAAAGTTGATAAACCTGTCGGTAATGAAGTTCCAGCTTCATCCGGTGGAAATGATGTGGATGTTAGTAACAGTGGTGCTATTGTAAGTGACTGGATTAATAAGGTTAAAGAAGCTTGGCAAAGTACAGTGGATGCAGTAACTTATTCTGGCCAAAAGGCTATAGAGACATCCGATGAACTGACCCCATATGCTCAGCAGTTGCTTGATTCACATCCGTATCTTAAAAATGTTGTTGTTCCAGTTGGTTCGACTTTGACTGGTACCGTAGTGGCTTGGGTGGTGATGCCTAGACTTTTGAGGCGATTTCACAAGTATTCATTGCAAACTCCTGCTGCTTTGCTATCTGGAGGCATATCTGGGGAGCAAATTCCATATGAGAAAAGCATATTGGGTGCTTTGGAAGATCCTTTGAGATATGTAATCACCTTCATGGCATTTTCGCAAAT TGCTGTGATGGTGGCACCTACTACGATTGCTTCTCAATATATAGCACAAGTATGGAGGGGTGCTGCTATTCTTTCTTTTGTATGGTTTCTGCATCGGTGGAAGACAAATGTGTTTAATCGTGTGATAGCTTCAGCAACGGTAGATCAGGAAAAGCTGTTAACTCTTGATAGAGTTTCTTCTGTTGGTCTTTTTGTTATTGGACTGATGGCTTTAGCTGAGGCTTGTGGGGTAGCAGTGCAATCTTTTCTGACTGTGGGTGGCATTGGAG GAGTTGCTACTGCTTTTGCTGCCAAAGATGTCCTTGGGAATGTTCTCAGTGGGTTGTCTATGCAATTTTCAAAGCCCTTTTCACTTGGAGATACAATAAAG GCTGGGTCTATAGAAGGTCAAGTGGTTGAAATGGGACTTACAACCACTTCCTTACTGAATGTTGAGCAATTCCCTGTCCTCGTTCCAAATTCATTGTTTTCCAGTCAG GTAATTGTGAACAAGTCTCGTGCCCAATGGCGTGCAGTTGTCTCCAAAATTCCTGTGATAGTTGATGACGTGGAGAAGATACCCCAGATATCAAATGACATCAAGAGCATGCTAAATTCAAACCCAAACGTTTTCTTGGGAAAGGAGGCTCCTTACTGTTACTTATCTAGAATAGAAAGTTCATTTGCCGAACTGACTCTTGGTTGCAATCTCAAGCAAATG AGCAAAGATGAATTATACACTACGGAGGAAGACATTCTTCTGCAGTCAGTCAGGATAATAAAGGAGCGTGGTGTTAAATTAAGCAGCACATGGCAGGACAGTACCGGTCAGTGA
- the LOC133692014 gene encoding mechanosensitive ion channel protein 1, mitochondrial-like isoform X3, with product MAGLRLSMLKNSLCISINSLSWQSLQFCNVHGSTLRSAYAIINRGYYKDESRLAGNLTNFKVVRSGTCVNSQSYRIEPVRGFSSTSSNVLFQSAVPFISMRPELSYRSFSWSSGGKVDKPVGNEVPASSGGNDVDVSNSGAIVSDWINKVKEAWQSTVDAVTYSGQKAIETSDELTPYAQQLLDSHPYLKNVVVPVGSTLTGTVVAWVVMPRLLRRFHKYSLQTPAALLSGGISGEQIPYEKSILGALEDPLRYVITFMAFSQIAVMVAPTTIASQYIAQVWRGAAILSFVWFLHRWKTNVFNRVIASATVDQEKLLTLDRVSSVGLFVIGLMALAEACGVAVQSFLTVGGIGGVATAFAAKDVLGNVLSGLSMQFSKPFSLGDTIKAGSIEGQVVEMGLTTTSLLNVEQFPVLVPNSLFSSQKLTISISVPTCMCLSYVHCTRALVHTDYSCV from the exons ATGGCTGGACTTAGGCTTTCAATGCTAAAAAATTCGCTCTGTATTTCCATTAACTCCCTTTCATGGCAATCACTTCAATTTTGTAATGTTCATGGAAGTACTCTAAGATCAGCATATGCTATCATAAATCGTGGTTATTACAAAGATGAATCAAGATTGGCTGGAAATCTGACAAATTTTAAAGTTGTGAGATCTGGCACTTGTGTCAATAGCCAATCTTATAGGATTGAACCCGTGAGAGGATTTTCGTCAACTTCATCGAATGTGTTGTTTCAAAGTGCCGTTCCTTTCATTTCAATGAGACCCGAGCTGAGCTATCGATCATTCTCTTGGTCATCTGGTGGCAAAGTTGATAAACCTGTCGGTAATGAAGTTCCAGCTTCATCCGGTGGAAATGATGTGGATGTTAGTAACAGTGGTGCTATTGTAAGTGACTGGATTAATAAGGTTAAAGAAGCTTGGCAAAGTACAGTGGATGCAGTAACTTATTCTGGCCAAAAGGCTATAGAGACATCCGATGAACTGACCCCATATGCTCAGCAGTTGCTTGATTCACATCCGTATCTTAAAAATGTTGTTGTTCCAGTTGGTTCGACTTTGACTGGTACCGTAGTGGCTTGGGTGGTGATGCCTAGACTTTTGAGGCGATTTCACAAGTATTCATTGCAAACTCCTGCTGCTTTGCTATCTGGAGGCATATCTGGGGAGCAAATTCCATATGAGAAAAGCATATTGGGTGCTTTGGAAGATCCTTTGAGATATGTAATCACCTTCATGGCATTTTCGCAAAT TGCTGTGATGGTGGCACCTACTACGATTGCTTCTCAATATATAGCACAAGTATGGAGGGGTGCTGCTATTCTTTCTTTTGTATGGTTTCTGCATCGGTGGAAGACAAATGTGTTTAATCGTGTGATAGCTTCAGCAACGGTAGATCAGGAAAAGCTGTTAACTCTTGATAGAGTTTCTTCTGTTGGTCTTTTTGTTATTGGACTGATGGCTTTAGCTGAGGCTTGTGGGGTAGCAGTGCAATCTTTTCTGACTGTGGGTGGCATTGGAG GAGTTGCTACTGCTTTTGCTGCCAAAGATGTCCTTGGGAATGTTCTCAGTGGGTTGTCTATGCAATTTTCAAAGCCCTTTTCACTTGGAGATACAATAAAG GCTGGGTCTATAGAAGGTCAAGTGGTTGAAATGGGACTTACAACCACTTCCTTACTGAATGTTGAGCAATTCCCTGTCCTCGTTCCAAATTCATTGTTTTCCAGTCAG AAGCTTACCATCTCTATCTCTGTGCCCACATGTATGTGCCTGTCATATGTGCACTGCACACGCGCGCTTGTGCACACAGACTATAGTTGTGTCTAA
- the LOC133692014 gene encoding mechanosensitive ion channel protein 1, mitochondrial-like isoform X2 produces the protein MAGLRLSMLKNSLCISINSLSWQSLQFCNVHGSTLRSAYAIINRGYYKDESRLAGNLTNFKVVRSGTCVNSQSYRIEPVRGFSSTSSNVLFQSAVPFISMRPELSYRSFSWSSGGKVDKPVGNEVPASSGGNDVDVSNSGAIVSDWINKVKEAWQSTVDAVTYSGQKAIETSDELTPYAQQLLDSHPYLKNVVVPVGSTLTGTVVAWVVMPRLLRRFHKYSLQTPAALLSGGISGEQIPYEKSILGALEDPLRYVITFMAFSQIAVMVAPTTIASQYIAQVWRGAAILSFVWFLHRWKTNVFNRVIASATVDQEKLLTLDRVSSVGLFVIGLMALAEACGVAVQSFLTVGGIGGVATAFAAKDVLGNVLSGLSMQFSKPFSLGDTIKAGSIEGQVVEMGLTTTSLLNVEQFPVLVPNSLFSSQLQKLTISISVPTCMCLSYVHCTRALVHTDYSCV, from the exons ATGGCTGGACTTAGGCTTTCAATGCTAAAAAATTCGCTCTGTATTTCCATTAACTCCCTTTCATGGCAATCACTTCAATTTTGTAATGTTCATGGAAGTACTCTAAGATCAGCATATGCTATCATAAATCGTGGTTATTACAAAGATGAATCAAGATTGGCTGGAAATCTGACAAATTTTAAAGTTGTGAGATCTGGCACTTGTGTCAATAGCCAATCTTATAGGATTGAACCCGTGAGAGGATTTTCGTCAACTTCATCGAATGTGTTGTTTCAAAGTGCCGTTCCTTTCATTTCAATGAGACCCGAGCTGAGCTATCGATCATTCTCTTGGTCATCTGGTGGCAAAGTTGATAAACCTGTCGGTAATGAAGTTCCAGCTTCATCCGGTGGAAATGATGTGGATGTTAGTAACAGTGGTGCTATTGTAAGTGACTGGATTAATAAGGTTAAAGAAGCTTGGCAAAGTACAGTGGATGCAGTAACTTATTCTGGCCAAAAGGCTATAGAGACATCCGATGAACTGACCCCATATGCTCAGCAGTTGCTTGATTCACATCCGTATCTTAAAAATGTTGTTGTTCCAGTTGGTTCGACTTTGACTGGTACCGTAGTGGCTTGGGTGGTGATGCCTAGACTTTTGAGGCGATTTCACAAGTATTCATTGCAAACTCCTGCTGCTTTGCTATCTGGAGGCATATCTGGGGAGCAAATTCCATATGAGAAAAGCATATTGGGTGCTTTGGAAGATCCTTTGAGATATGTAATCACCTTCATGGCATTTTCGCAAAT TGCTGTGATGGTGGCACCTACTACGATTGCTTCTCAATATATAGCACAAGTATGGAGGGGTGCTGCTATTCTTTCTTTTGTATGGTTTCTGCATCGGTGGAAGACAAATGTGTTTAATCGTGTGATAGCTTCAGCAACGGTAGATCAGGAAAAGCTGTTAACTCTTGATAGAGTTTCTTCTGTTGGTCTTTTTGTTATTGGACTGATGGCTTTAGCTGAGGCTTGTGGGGTAGCAGTGCAATCTTTTCTGACTGTGGGTGGCATTGGAG GAGTTGCTACTGCTTTTGCTGCCAAAGATGTCCTTGGGAATGTTCTCAGTGGGTTGTCTATGCAATTTTCAAAGCCCTTTTCACTTGGAGATACAATAAAG GCTGGGTCTATAGAAGGTCAAGTGGTTGAAATGGGACTTACAACCACTTCCTTACTGAATGTTGAGCAATTCCCTGTCCTCGTTCCAAATTCATTGTTTTCCAGTCAG CTGCAGAAGCTTACCATCTCTATCTCTGTGCCCACATGTATGTGCCTGTCATATGTGCACTGCACACGCGCGCTTGTGCACACAGACTATAGTTGTGTCTAA
- the LOC133692014 gene encoding mechanosensitive ion channel protein 1, mitochondrial-like isoform X4 codes for MAGLRLSMLKNSLCISINSLSWQSLQFCNVHGSTLRSAYAIINRGYYKDESRLAGNLTNFKVVRSGTCVNSQSYRIEPVRGFSSTSSNVLFQSAVPFISMRPELSYRSFSWSSGGKVDKPVGNEVPASSGGNDVDVSNSGAIVSDWINKVKEAWQSTVDAVTYSGQKAIETSDELTPYAQQLLDSHPYLKNVVVPVGSTLTGTVVAWVVMPRLLRRFHKYSLQTPAALLSGGISGEQIPYEKSILGALEDPLRYVITFMAFSQIAVMVAPTTIASQYIAQVWRGAAILSFVWFLHRWKTNVFNRVIASATVDQEKLLTLDRVSSVGLFVIGLMALAEACGVAVQSFLTVGGIGGVATAFAAKDVLGNVLSGLSMQFSKPFSLGDTIKAGSIEGQVVEMGLTTTSLLNVEQFPVLVPNSLFSSQTIVVSNNELASW; via the exons ATGGCTGGACTTAGGCTTTCAATGCTAAAAAATTCGCTCTGTATTTCCATTAACTCCCTTTCATGGCAATCACTTCAATTTTGTAATGTTCATGGAAGTACTCTAAGATCAGCATATGCTATCATAAATCGTGGTTATTACAAAGATGAATCAAGATTGGCTGGAAATCTGACAAATTTTAAAGTTGTGAGATCTGGCACTTGTGTCAATAGCCAATCTTATAGGATTGAACCCGTGAGAGGATTTTCGTCAACTTCATCGAATGTGTTGTTTCAAAGTGCCGTTCCTTTCATTTCAATGAGACCCGAGCTGAGCTATCGATCATTCTCTTGGTCATCTGGTGGCAAAGTTGATAAACCTGTCGGTAATGAAGTTCCAGCTTCATCCGGTGGAAATGATGTGGATGTTAGTAACAGTGGTGCTATTGTAAGTGACTGGATTAATAAGGTTAAAGAAGCTTGGCAAAGTACAGTGGATGCAGTAACTTATTCTGGCCAAAAGGCTATAGAGACATCCGATGAACTGACCCCATATGCTCAGCAGTTGCTTGATTCACATCCGTATCTTAAAAATGTTGTTGTTCCAGTTGGTTCGACTTTGACTGGTACCGTAGTGGCTTGGGTGGTGATGCCTAGACTTTTGAGGCGATTTCACAAGTATTCATTGCAAACTCCTGCTGCTTTGCTATCTGGAGGCATATCTGGGGAGCAAATTCCATATGAGAAAAGCATATTGGGTGCTTTGGAAGATCCTTTGAGATATGTAATCACCTTCATGGCATTTTCGCAAAT TGCTGTGATGGTGGCACCTACTACGATTGCTTCTCAATATATAGCACAAGTATGGAGGGGTGCTGCTATTCTTTCTTTTGTATGGTTTCTGCATCGGTGGAAGACAAATGTGTTTAATCGTGTGATAGCTTCAGCAACGGTAGATCAGGAAAAGCTGTTAACTCTTGATAGAGTTTCTTCTGTTGGTCTTTTTGTTATTGGACTGATGGCTTTAGCTGAGGCTTGTGGGGTAGCAGTGCAATCTTTTCTGACTGTGGGTGGCATTGGAG GAGTTGCTACTGCTTTTGCTGCCAAAGATGTCCTTGGGAATGTTCTCAGTGGGTTGTCTATGCAATTTTCAAAGCCCTTTTCACTTGGAGATACAATAAAG GCTGGGTCTATAGAAGGTCAAGTGGTTGAAATGGGACTTACAACCACTTCCTTACTGAATGTTGAGCAATTCCCTGTCCTCGTTCCAAATTCATTGTTTTCCAGTCAG ACTATAGTTGTGTCTAATAATGAGCTGGCATCTTG GTAA
- the LOC133690660 gene encoding putative UDP-rhamnose:rhamnosyltransferase 1: MASDLHIVIFPWSAFGHILPFFHFSKALAEAGVHVSFVSTPRNIQRLPAISPTLAPLINLVELPFPALDVKYGLPEGAEATVDIPAEKIQYLKIAYDLLQHPFKQFVAEKSPNWIIADFCSHWAVDIAKEHGIPLIYLSIFSGATRAFMGHPGNFVGDGQKMFWGSPESLTSPPEWITFPSSVAFRSYEAKNMYPAIFGENASGIRDAERIAKTVSGCQAIAVRSCIEFEGEYMDVYQKLVSKQVIPIGLLPPEKPEKREITDGTWNTIFEWLDNQEHESVVFVGFGSECKLTKDQVYEIAYGLELSKLPFLWALRKPNWAATDLDVLPPEFINKTSEKGIVSIGWAPQLELLSHPSIGGSLFHSGWGSVIETLQYGHCLIVLPFIADQGLNARLLVEKGLAVEVDRKEDGSFTRHDIAKSLRLAMVSEEGSQLKTRAKDAATIFQNRKLHRDYINRFVKYLKDGVS, translated from the coding sequence ATGGCAAGTGATTTGCATATAGTAATATTTCCATGGTCGGCCTTTGGTCACATATTGCCATTTTTCCATTTCTCCAAAGCTTTAGCCGAAGCTGGAGTTCATGTCTCCTTTGTATCAACTCCGAGGAATATACAGCGACTACCTGCAATATCACCAACCTTAGCACCGCTAATAAACTTAGTGGAGCTTCCTTTTCCAGCTTTGGACGTTAAGTATGGCTTGCCAGAAGGAGCTGAGGCAACAGTAGACATTCCTGCTGAGAAAATCCAATACTTGAAGATCGCCTATGATCTCTTACAACACCCCTTCAAGCAGTTTGTCGCTGAGAAGTCCCCGAATTGGATAATTGCTGATTTTTGTTCTCACTGGGCTGTTGACATCGCAAAAGAACATGGTATCCCACTAATATACTTGTCGATTTTCTCTGGAGCCACGAGAGCGTTTATGGGGCATCCAGGAAATTTTGTTGGCGATGGCCAGAAGATGTTTTGGGGATCCCCGGAATCTCTGACTTCACCACCGGAGTGGATAACCTTCCCATCGTCTGTAGCTTTCCGAAGCTATGAGGCAAAAAACATGTATCCTGCGATATTTGGGGAGAATGCCTCAGGCATAAGAGATGCCGAACGGATAGCAAAGACTGTAAGTGGATGTCAAGCTATAGCTGTCCGTAGCTGCATTGAATTTGAAGGTGAGTACATGGATGTATACCAGAAACTTGTAAGTAAGCAGGTAATTCCAATAGGTTTGCTCCCTCCAGAAAAACcagagaaaagagaaataacTGATGGGACATGGAACACGATCTTCGAGTGGCTTGACAATCAAGAACACGAATCCGTGGTATTTGTTGGATTTGGCAGTGAGTGTAAATTGACCAAAGATCAAGTTTATGAGATAGCTTATGGGCTTGAGCTATCAAAATTGCCATTTCTCTGGGCACTTAGGAAACCCAATTGGGCAGCAACAGATCTCGATGTTCTACCCCCAGAATTCATTAACAAGACTTCCGAGAAAGGGATTGTCTCCATAGGATGGGCACCACAACTAGAACTTCTATCGCATCCATCAATAGGGGGATCATTGTTTCACTCCGGGTGGGGTTCCGTAATAGAAACTCTGCAGTATGGacattgtttaattgttttgcCATTTATCGCAGATCAAGGGCTGAATGCCAGGCTTCTTGTGGAGAAGGGCTTGGCTGTTGAGGTAGACAGGAAGGAAGATGGATCATTTACCAGACATGATATTGCCAAGTCTTTGAGACTAGCTATGGTCTCGGAGGAAGGAAGTCAGCTGAAGACTCGAGCAAAAGATGCCGCTACCATATTCCAGAATAGGAAGCTGCATCGGGACTACATCAATAGGTTTGTGAAGTATCTGAAGGATGGAGTTTCTTGA
- the LOC133692645 gene encoding probable polygalacturonase, with protein sequence METRVTSVVLALLVVAFISFRGAESRKARILDSFEYSAINCRAHSASLTDFGGVGDGTTSNTKAFKDAIDHLSQFSSDGGSQLFVPAGKWLTGSFSLTSHFTLYLHKDAVLLASQDMQEWPVMKPLPSYGRGRDAAAGRYSSLIFGTNLTDVIITGNNGTIDGQGAFWWQNFHKGKLKYTRPYLIEIMFSDTIQISNLTLLNSPSWNVHPVYSRDILVQGITIIAPITSPNTDGINPDSCTNTKIEDCYIVSGDDCVAVKSGWDEYGIAFGMPTKQLVIRRLTCISPYSATIALGSEMSGGIEDVRAEDITAIHTESGVRIKTAVGRGGYVKDIYVKRMTMHTMKWVFWMTGNYGSHADKNYDPNALPLIQGINYRDMVADNVTMAARLEGIAGDPFKEICISNVTIGLAPKAKKVPWTCTEIEGMTSGVSPRPCDLLPDQGPEKITSCDFPPEKIPIDLVQFKTCSFGMSYM encoded by the exons ATGGAAACTCGA GTGACTAGTGTGGTTCTAGCGTTACTTGTGGTTGCCTTCATTAGCTTCAGAGGTGCTGAGAGCAGAAAGGCGAGGATTTTGGACTCCTTTGAGTACAGTGCCATAAACTGCAGGGCTCACAGTGCATCATTAACTGATTTCGGAGGAGTTGGGGATGGAACAACATCCAACACTAAAGCATTTAAGGATGCAATTGATCATTTGAGTCAGTTTTCATCAGATGGTGGCTCTCAGCTCTTTGTTCCTGCTGGAAAATGGCTGACTGGTAGCTTCAGTCTTACCAGCCACTTCACACTCTACCTACACAAGGATGCTGTGCTTCTTGCCTCTCAG GACATGCAAGAATGGCCAGTGATGAAACCTCTGCCATCATACGGCAGAGGGAGGGATGCAGCAGCTGGAAGGTACAGCAGTCTCATATTTGGAACGAACCTCACTGACGTTATTATTACAG GGAACAATGGCACAATTGACGGCCAGGGAGCTTTCTGGTGGCAGAACTTCCACAAGGGCAAGCTAAAATACACCAGGCCTTACTTAATTGAGATCATGTTCTCAGATACTATCCAAATTTCAAATCTGACACTCCTGAATTCCCCGTCTTGGAATGTTCATCCTGTTTACAGCAG AGATATTCTTGTGCAAGGCATTACCATCATCGCTCCAATCACATCACcaaataccgatggaattaaTCCAG ATTCCTGTACAAACACTAAAATTGAAGATTGTTACATAGTTTCTGGAGACGATTGTGTGGCAGTTAAAAGCGGTTGGGACGAGTATGGGATTGCATTTGGAATGCCCACAAAGCAACTAGTCATCAGACGGCTCACGTGCATCTCTCCATACAGTGCCACAATTGCTCTAGGGAGTGAAATGTCGGGTGGGATAGAAGATGTTAGAGCAGAGGATATCACAGCCATCCACACAGAATCTGGGGTCAGGATCAAAACTGCTGTAGGGAGAGGAGGGTATGTGAAAGACATATACGTGAAGAGAATGACCATGCATACCATGAAATGGGTCTTTTGGATGACTGGAAATTATGGGTCACATGCTGATAAGAATTATGACCCAAATGCACTGCCATTGATTCAAGGCATTAATTACAGGGACATGGTTGCCGATAATGTGACAATGGCAGCTAGATTGGAGGGCATTGCAGGCGATCCATTCAAGGAAATTTGCATCTCTAATGTTACAATCGGATTGGCACCGAAGGCAAAGAAGGTGCCGTGGACCTGCACCGAAATTGAGGGGATGACAAGCGGGGTAAGTCCACGGCCATGTGATTTGCTACCGGATCAAGGGCCAGAGAAAATCACGTCCTGTGATTTCCCTCCGGAGAAAATACCAATCGACTTGGTGCAGTTCAAGACGTGCTCCTTCGGAATGAGTTACATGTGA